A section of the Pochonia chlamydosporia 170 chromosome 2, whole genome shotgun sequence genome encodes:
- a CDS encoding 3-ketodihydrosphingosine reductase, Tsc10 (similar to Metarhizium acridum CQMa 102 XP_007813511.1) has product MPTVLITGASEGMGLSVAKQLAAKGANIIIVSRSAAKLEEALVAVKASAKNPNQRFHHIPADVSSPSYAPPLIAAATKWNNNQSPDIVWCVAGTSVPQLFTDMEMDSLRHQMDVNFYGNAEMSHAILRDWLAPSAPVTAEPKHLIMTSSVVALYSIPGYASYAPSKWALRGLADTLSQEVMMYPQNVKIHVVYPGTILSPGLERENLVKPEITKIIEESDPKQTPDEVAAASIKGLENGDYFVTVNWLGNLMRLGMIGGSFRNNWVVDTIGSWLVSIIWIFVQFDIHGKIKAYGKKHGHPSTYSKPS; this is encoded by the exons ATGCCC ACGGTTCTCATCACAGGCGCCTCTGAAGGCATGGGACTCTCCGTCGCCAAACAGCTCGCCGCCAAGggcgccaacatcatcatcgtatCCCGAAGCGCCGCAAAGCTCGAAGAAGCTCTTGTAGCCGTCAAG GCCTCAGCGAAGAACCCCAACCAACGCTTCCACCACATCCCCGCCGACGTATCCTCTCCCTCCTACGCGCCACCcctcatcgccgccgcaacaAAATGGAACAACAACCAGAGCCCTGATATCGTCTGGTGCGTTGCCGGGACATCCGTCCCCCAGCTCTTtacagacatggagatgGACTCGCTCCGACACCAAATGGACGTCAACTTCTATGGAAATGCCGAAATGTCCCACGCGATTCTTAGAGATTGGCTCGCCCCGTCTGCTCCCGTCACCGCCGAGCCGAAACACCTCATCATGACTTCCTCTGTGGTGGCACTCTACAGCATCCCCGGTTATGCGTCGTACGCACCATCTAAGTGGGCGCTGAGGGGTCTGGCGGACACCCTCTCGCAAGAAGTCATGATGTATCctcaaaatgtcaagattCACGTCGTCTACCCCGGCACTATCCTATCGCCTGGCTTGGAGCGCGAGAACCTGGTCAAGCCGGAAATTACCAAGATTATAGAGGAGTCGGATCCGAAACAGACGCCCGATGAGGTTGCTGCGGCATCGATCAAGGGTTTGGAGAATGGAGACTATTTTGTTACAGTAAATTGGCTGGGGAATTTGATGAGACTAGGTATGATAGGTGGTTCGTTCAGGAACAACTGGGTTGTTGATACCATTGGGTCATGGCTGGTTTCAATTATCTGGATATTCGTGCAATTTGACATCCATGGGAAGATTAAGGCGTATGGGAAGAAGCATGGCCATCCTAGCACGTATagcaagccaagttga
- a CDS encoding serine/threonine-protein kinase 6 (similar to Fusarium graminearum PH-1 XP_011326636.1) — protein MSTHVLETRLQHLSIADTTKKQTSKTKASQPLSHSSSRPNLLKTVLRNKQQNIPTIVSPPSSTAPTKKDAGENKLAGKSQIEDRPVRPVKQPAPRVLHLGMFEIGKPLGKGKFGRVYLARERENGFICALKVLHKNELQDGRVEKQVQREIDIQSNLRHPNILQLYGHFHDSKRIFLILEFAGRGELYKHLRRANRFPERTAAKYIAQMASALRYLHRKHVIHRDIKPENILVGIHREIKISDFGWSVHAPGNRRKTYCGTLDYLPPEMVSAINPDKSYDGKIDLWALGVLTYEFLVGEAPFEGTPVMTCRRIARADMKVPSFVSSEAASFIKGLLVVDPDKRLSLEEIQQHPWILKHCLR, from the exons ATGTCCACTCATGTCCTCGAGACTCGTCTGCAACACCTCTCAATAGCTGACACCACAAAGAAGCAAACCTCCAAG ACAAAAGCCTCACAGCCACTTTCACACTCCTCGAGCAGACCGAACCTCCTCAAAACCGTCCTCCGTAACAAGCAGCAAAACATCCCTACGATAGTTTCcccaccatcatccacagCACCAACTAAAAAAGATGCCGGCGAGAATAAATTGGCGGGAAAATCACAAATTGAGGACAGACCCGTACGTCCCGTAAAGCAGCCTGCCCCAAGGGTACTACATCTCGGCATGTTCGAGATTGGGAAACCCCTAGGTAAAGGCAAATTTGGCCGCGTATACCTAGCACGCGAACGCGAAAATGGCTTCATCTGCGCGTTAAAAGTCCTCCACAAGAACGAACTGCAAGATGGCCGTGTGGAAAAACAAGTACAACGAGAAATTGACATTCAAAGCAACCTACGACATCCCAATATCCTCCAGCTATATGGGCATTTCCACGACAGCAAGCGTATCTTTCTCATCCTTGAATTCGCGGGCCGCGGCGAGCTATACAAACATCTACGACGAGCGAATCGATTCCCTGAGCGCACAGCAGCTAAATATATCGCCCAGATGGCAAGTGCATTACGGTACCTACACCGCAAGCATGTGATACATCGGGATATTAAGCCGGAGAATATCCTGGTCGGTATTCACCGGGAGATCAAGATATCCGACTTTGGGTGGAGCGTCCACGCGCCTGGGAATCGGAGGAAAACGTACTGCGGAACGCTGGACTACCTGCCGCCTGAGATGGTCTCGGCAATAAATCCGGATAAGTCGTATGATGGGAAGATTGACCTGTGGGCGCTGGGGGTGTTGACGTATGAGTTTCTGGTGGGGGAAGCGCCGTTTGAGGGCACGCCTGTTATGACGTGTAGGCGGATAGCGAGGGCGGATATGAAGGTTCCGTCGTTTGTGAGTTCCGAAGCTGCGAGTTTTATTAAAGGG TTACTTGTTGTGGATCCTGATAAGAGGTTGAGCCTTGAGGAGATTCAGCAGCATCCGTGGATTTTGAAGCATTGTCTGAGATGA
- a CDS encoding protein kinase (similar to Talaromyces stipitatus ATCC 10500 XP_002480924.1), with amino-acid sequence MINLVKAALANTRLRLSKLLVPISQLPSSWPGSPPHFTEEPNYYTRGGFHPISLGDTFNSERYTILRKLGYGQYSTVWLARDSKCQRYVALKMLRADCYGGSHDIFEREILSRILEVSRSSFHEGRNYVSHPLGQFNHSGPNGEHVCLVFDVLGHHLGFQAAKHEDGKLPIKAVKQITRQLLLGLDFLHRECGIIHTDLKPTNILLELKSPNDTISKYLDSISPRTTDRQNGVAVPLREAITTPLLSEMASPHVRIIDFGVASWRENHLSDSIQSPALRAPEVTLGAHWDTGVDIWSLGCLVVEFVQGIVLFSGKASERGTWTAEDDHLARIAEVLGPVPSSLLNRGRLSSKFFDEQGKLIRISDLNPTSLERLLNGKVKPFLKPRDMPEAEITTFIDFIKGMLEIDPMSRKSAAELLQHEWIRLS; translated from the exons ATGATAAATCTGGTAAAagcagccttggcaaacACTCGCCTTCGACTTTCGAAACTCCTTGTGCCAATCTCGCAGCTGCCGTCGTCGTGGCCTGGTAGCCCTCCTCATTTCACAGAAGAACCAAACTATTACACTCGTGGAGGTTTTCACCCTATTTCGCTTGGTGATACCTTTAATTCCGAGCGATACACTATCCTGAGAAAATTGGGCTACGGTCAATACTCTACCGTTTGGCTTGCCAGAGATTCCAA ATGCCAACGATATGTCGCGCTAAAAATGCTGAGGGCAGATTGCTACGGCGGCTCTCATGATATTTTTGAGCGGGAAATTCTCTCAAGGATCTTGGAAGTGTCTAGGAGTAGTTTTCATGAAGGTCGCAATTACGTATCGCATCCCCTTGGACAGTTCAATCATAGTGGGCCAAATGGAGAACACGTTTGCCTTGTTTTTGATGTACTAGGGCATCACCTCGGTTTCCAGGCCGCCAAGCATGAGGACGGAAAGTTACCCATAAAGGCAGTGAAGCAAATTACGAGGCAACTTCTCCTGGGGCTGGACTTTCTTCACAGAGAGTGCGGAATCATTCATACAG ATCTTAAGCCAACGAACATACTCTTGGAATTAAAATCCCCCAACGACACTATTTCCAAGTATCTCGACTCCATCTCGCCACGGACAACAGATCGCCAAAATGGAGTCGCAGTCCCGCTTCGAGAAGCCATCACAACACCCCTTCTCTCCGAAATGGCGTCGCCTCACGTCAGGATTATTGATTTTGGCGTTG cttcttggagagaGAACCATCTGTCGGATTCAATACAGTCGCCCGCGCTGAGAGCGCCGGAAGTAACTCTCGGCGCTCATTGGGATACTGGCGTCGATATATGGAGCCTCGGATGCCTT GTTGTGGAGTTCGTTCAAGGTATCGTGCTCTTCTCTGGCAAAGCGTCAGAAAGGGGGACGTGGACCGCCGAAGATGACCATTTAGCCAGAATTGCTGAAGTCCTCGGCCCGGTTCCATCTAGTCTGCTTAATAGGGGGCGTCTCTCATCAAAGTTTTTCGACGAGCAAG GAAAGCTTATTCGAATTAGCGATTTAAACCCAACGAGTCTTGAGCGCTTGCTTAACGGCAAAGTGAAGCCGTTCCTGAAACCCCGTGATATGCCAGAAGCTGAAATTACTACCTTTATCGATTTCATCAAGGGCATGCTGGAAATCGACCCGATGTCGCGAAAGTCTGCAGCAGAACTGTTACAACACGAGTGGATTCGCTTGTCATAG
- a CDS encoding nucleolar 27S pre-rRNA processing protein (similar to Cordyceps militaris CM01 XP_006666885.1), whose product MDNADLIKTVRGLDQNGPGENGKNLQQLWNFLAAAVDTQFHAAEESSLRWLLKSMNGTSEAAETIRRYPLTWTILDCVFQRIPLFSLAKSLADRKFMAVLQQTLKDASKPIDSAEKSTSTKRKRSVHIDYSLDELRSNRGCLETAQVLFMALKSLYKRLEDTSERFSRDKIGAEHIKSLFGTSAADATAVVAPAFRICENLLSSELADQISGCEDWIQTISSMWDLHMQGTDDALHVAMHLFRPASVILANLGSFTSVNQIQVRDNLKQKWSSDMQTFMHRNFALPGRAAFINHRAVEAFSTALQICGGMIQLAAPALYFLVASAFEEFAEGGHRKDNVEWIKQTFRTVEMTTRERQDRDALMGSILEQALKRSSPVGVDDLRRICRDYALKEDSTDWSLLSKIVRCETDIFQISDDGIALRKEVCDRIVKEDTDDRNRPAIVEVIIAIKDGFKTRRDLPGFLRLWFEQLSKVERHNFHESSAWFTAIQQEPQNKALSSILETEMSPHRLNEVVAWAKEHASKSNPQATALFTSTIAQAIRSQEYVDAIGRQLFDLIERMKASTPLTALRWRVVSMTVSSVAPDERQEIWTSIKKRLTKVLEKSPILSAETYEAFKCCYKIWDILSPDGVCVEEIAGLVEILTKRLAAEISSARVLEGTKLSTALDLGGDAEFDEEYGYQQYIAYILNGSSRFTRLYVLKSGELSPALTDALASRKSSADGLAAIWLAILRNDTNINEPKLAHGLVNRVISALDESGKEKYWPGEKGQMWMKALSGIPLDSFDRTQREKLMSILAKRQSVMTKSGDRSSLDGWKLLMSLTTKIMKRPTFHEGMQFSDLVEASSALSGVSVPSEEYNESTVEIVERFSQMASTVLKQMAEHTDERSIKYFSEAATFLSNCEKQAASGKSDSLEVPALHMTLLKSLATELAQSANARSHSDFASLVQLAQGALLKCVSRVIELCISDKKALEDHNHDVDLSIMAATDAAPAAGFSDTSSFKSSSIRKLEKRTKQAMQTGDLRAWKIQIFLRAYLSDKLEVSRPTTFDDLKSVPRSLRETLLRQLVKSASDSMDGVSKFSYLSELLDELKGGCDTDGQLLAIEYLANQIIESSEFQLQTDHGFNISNVHSSLTSLLLQQPSNANIICSTLRSLLEKRPQSMSQWNIDITLSTISYLASDRNASNSTTSYAWLCKLVEVIIKKHRLRLEGHFHLLLSTMQALLQNLILTQQLTADDLSHEAKAQLYARLITLICEPTAGAVSRSQLHSSLDSATDAAKRSAGRHMYLILVQYVKLQLETSVSTEVRDALEPAMNSIFDITSPEGRKILNDAMDSSGRAILREMFKRYVKFGKWSGV is encoded by the exons ATG GATAACGCGGACCTGATCAAGACCGTGAGAGGCTTGGACCAAAATGGTCCTGGGGAAAATGGCAAAAATCTCCAACAGCTTTGGAACTTCTTGGCTGCGGCCGTAGATACACAGTTTCACGCGGCGGAGGAGAGCAGTTTACGATGGCTATTGAAGTCCATGAACGGTACTTCAGAAGCCGCCGAGACGATACGACGATACCCTCTCACTTGGACCATTCTGGATTGTGTTTTTCAGAGGATACCGCTGTTTTCGCTGGCCAAGTCGCTTGCGGATAGAAAATTCATGGCGGTTCTGCAGCAAACGCTAAAGGATGCGTCAAAACCAATCGATTCCGCCGAGAAATCTACCTCGACCAAGCGCAAGCGATCTGTACATATCGACTACTCACTCGACGAGCTTCGAAGCAATAGAGGGTGCTTAGAAACCGCCCAAGTTCTTTTCATGGCATTGAAGTCACTCTATAAGCGACTGGAAGACACATCAGAGAGATTCTCGCGAGACAAGATCGGAGCTGAACATATCAAATCTCTCTTCGGGACTTCAGCAGCAGATGCTACAGCAGTTGTGGCCCCAGCCTTTAGAATATGCGAAAACCTCTTATCCAGCGAATTGGCAGACCAAATAAGTGGTTGTGAGGATTGGATTCAAACAATTTCGTCTATGTGGGATCTTCACATGCAAGGTACCGACGATGCCCTGCATGTTGCAATGCATTTATTCCGTCCAGCATCGgtcattctcgccaatcttggGTCATTCACCTCTGTGAACCAAATCCAGGTACGTGACAATCTGAAACAGAAGTGGTCATCGGATATGCAAACATTTATGCACCGCAATTTCGCACTACCCGGACGAGCCGCCTTCATCAATCACCGAGCTGTTGAAGCTTTCAGCACCGCGCTGCAGATATGCGGAGGCATGATTCAACTTGCCGCGCCTGCACTGTACTTCCTTGTTGCGAGCGCATTTGAGGAATTTGCTGAGGGTGGACATCGGAAGGACAATGTTGAGTGGATCAAACAAACATTTCGAACCGTTGAAATGACGACTAGGGAACGGCAAGATCGCGACGCTCTTATGGGGAGTATCTTGGAGCAAGCTCTAAAGCGGTCCTCGCCGGTGGGAGTTGATGATTTGCGTCGTATTTGTCGAGACTATGCCTTAAAGGAGGACAGTACTGACTGGTCCCTGCTGTCAAAAATTGTGCGCTGCGAGACAGACATATTTCAAATCTCAGATGACGGTATCGCGCTGCGAAAAGAGGTCTGCGACAGAATTGTTAAGGAGGATACCGATGACCGCAACAGGCCCGCGATTGTGGAGGTGATTATCGCAATCAAAGATGGTTTCAAAACCAGGCGAGACTTGCCAGGCTTCTTGCGATTATGGTTCGAGCAACTGTCCAAGGTTGAGAGACACAACTTCCATGAAAGTTCAGCCTGGTTTACCGCCATCCAGCAAGAACCTCAAAATAAAGCGCTTTCCTCTATTCTGGAGACAGAAATGTCCCCTCATCGTCTGAATGAGGTGGTGGCATGGGCTAAGGAGCACGCTTCAAAGTCGAACCCCCAAGCAACTGCACTGTTCACATCTACAATTGCGCAAGCAATACGAAGCCAGGAGTatgttgatgccattgggCGACAGTTGTTCGACCTAATAGAAAGAATGAAAGCTTCCACTCCGTTGACAGCTCTAAGATGGCGGGTTGTCTCCATGACGGTGTCTAGCGTCGCGCCAGATGAACGACAAGAAATTTGGACCTCCATCAAGAAACGCCTAACAAAAGTTTTGGAAAAGTCGCCCATTTTATCTGCAGAAACATATGAGGCTTTCAAATGCTGCTACAAAATTTGGGACATCTTGTCACCTGATGGAGTCTGCGTTGAAGAGATTGCTGGATTGGTCGAAATATTGACGAAGAGGCTCGCTGCCGAAATAAGCTCCGCTCGAGTTCTGGAAGGAACCAAATTATCAACTGCTTTGGACTTGGGTGGCGATGCAGAATTCGACGAAGAGTACGGTTACCAGCAATATATTGCCTACATTTTGAATGGGTCCAGTCGGTTTACCAGACTTTACGTATTGAAGTCAGGCGAGCTGTCGCCTGCGCTCACTGATGCACTTGCATCACGCAAGTCGAGCGCGGATGGACTGGCAGCGATCTGGTTGGCCATATTGCGCAATGATACCAACATAAACGAACCGAAGCTTGCTCATGGCCTAGTTAACCGCGTGATCTCGGCCTTGGACGAGTCGGGGAAGGAGAAGTACTGGCCGGGAGAAAAGGGTCAAATGTGGATGAAGGCTCTCTCTGGTATTCCGTTGGATTCCTTCGATCGAACTCAGCGGGAGAAGCTGATGAGCATACTGGCCAAGCGGCAATCAGTGATGACAAAATCTGGGGATAGATCTTCTTTAGATGGTTGGAAACTGCTCATGAGTTTGACGACCAAAATCATGAAGCGCCCCACCTTCCATGAGGGTATGCAATTCTCAGACCTCGTTGAAGCATCATCGGCATTATCAGGAGTTTCTGTACCATCGGAGGAATACAACGAATCCACTgtggagattgttgagagaTTCTCTCAAATGGCTAGTACGGTGCTCAAGCAAATGGCCGAACATACCGATGAACGAAGCATAAAATACTTCAGCGAGGCGGCTACGTTTCTTTCAAATTGTGAGAAGCAGGCAGCGAGTGGGAAGAGCGATTCGCTTGAGGTGCCGGCTCTCCACATGACTTTACTCAAATCCTTGGCTACTGAGCTTGCACAATCTGCGAATGCCAGGTCCCATAGCGACTTTGCATCGTTGGTGCAGCTGGCCCAAGGAGCGTTATTGAAGTGTGTGTCAAGGGTCATTGAGTTGTGTATCTCAGATAAGAAGGCTTTGGAAGATCATAATCATGATGTTGATCTGAGCATTATGGCTGCTACTGATGCGGCACCTGCTGCGGGTTTCTCTGATACAAGCAGCTTCAAGTCGTCCTCGATACGGAAGTTGGAGAAGCGAACTAAACAGGCTATGCAGACCGGCGACCTGCGAGCATGGAAGATTCAGATATTCCTTCGGGCGTATCTCTCTGATAAATTGGAGGTGTCGCGGCCAACCACTTTCGACGATCTAAAGAGCGTACCTCGGAGTTTGCGTGAGACATTGTTAAGGCAGCTTGTTAAGTCTGCGTCTGACAGTATGGATGGTGTTTCAAAATTCAGCTACTTGAGCGAGTTGCTGGATGAATTGAAAGGAGGTTGCGACACGGATGGCCAATTGCTTGCCATTGAGTATCTGGCAAACCAGATAATTG AATCATCCGAATTCCAGCTTCAAACCGatcatggcttcaacatcagcaaTGTACACAGCAGCCTAACCTCGCTACTTCTTCAGCAACCATCCAACGCCAATATCATATGCAGCACCCTTCGGTCCCTACTAGAGAAGCGACCTCAGTCAATGAGCCAGTGGAACATTGATATCACTCTCAGCACCATATCGTATCTTGCATCCGATcgcaatgccagcaacagcaccaccTCATACGCCTGGCTATGCAAATTAGTCGAAGTTATTATCAAGAAGCACCGCCTCCGCCTTGAAGGCCATTTCCACCTACTCCTCAGTACGATGCAGGCCTTGCTCCAAAATCTCATATTAACTCAGCAGCTTACTGCTGATGACCTCTCTCACGAGGCGAAAGCACAGCTATACGCCCGCCTTATCACATTGATTTGCGAGCCCACTGCAGGAGCAGTCTCCCGTTCGCAACTCCACAGTTCATTGGACTCAGCTACAGATGCGGCGAAGCGATCCGCCGGCCGACACATGTACCTCATTTTGGTGCAATACGTCAAGTTGCAGCTGGAAACGAGTGTGTCTACAGAGGTGCGAGATGCGCTTGAGCCGGCAATGAATTCTATTTTCGACATCACATCACCTGAGGGGAGGAAGATTCTCAACGACGCCATGGATAGTAGTGGCAGAGCGATATTGCGAGAAATGTTCAAGAGATATGTTAAATTTGGTAAATGGAGCGGAGTTTAA